ttttcatgaccatcatgttaagtgcattaagtatagtggtatccagcgtatatttgaaaaaccaacatttgtatacaagctgtacgaatatcatgacattcactttggtagtcgccttcttaatgttagtctgtacggaatacttaggactatctctttatattaatgataatgcatttggtaatggacttttcatcttaactggtatacattttagccatgttattgttggagctatccttgtattcttcactcaaagtatctatagttctttagttacttacatgcctacaagctctataatgctaagcaaatctaaaggtatgttatgcaagatctttacagaaccattcactattttatatctacactttgtagaaaccatgtggatattaatccacattacattctatctctaaatcatataacggtcgtaaggtacgccggggataacaggtcagataatattgggagttctaatcctcg
This genomic window from Besnoitia besnoiti strain Bb-Ger1 chromosome Unknown contig00204, whole genome shotgun sequence contains:
- a CDS encoding cytochrome c oxidase subunit iii subfamily protein (encoded by transcript BESB_042010); this translates as MTIMLSALSIVVSSVYLKNQHLYTSCTNIMTFTLVVAFLMLVCTEYLGLSLYINDNAFGNGLFILTGIHFSHVIVGAILVFFTQSIYSSLVTYMPTSSIMLSKSKGMLCKIFTEPFTILYLHFVETMWILIHITFYL